One part of the Streptomyces lydicus genome encodes these proteins:
- a CDS encoding adenosylcobinamide-GDP ribazoletransferase gives MNDTPAPPAPLDALRFAFGTLTVLPVRVTRWDRDAARGGMLCAPLAGLAVGLGAAALGGALLLLGGGPLLAAVGSAVVPAVLTRGLHLDGLADTADGLGSGKPAEDALRIMKQSDIGPFGVVTLLFALLAQVAALAGLYGRGWAYGALAAVIAAVTGRAALTLASRAGVPAARPEGLGAAVAGTVPVPAAALCAGLVAAGCAAAGAALGAYGALHAGLAALLGLGTGELLLGHCRRRFGGVTGDVFGALAETAGLAALVVLTLG, from the coding sequence GTGAACGACACCCCCGCTCCCCCGGCCCCCCTGGACGCCCTGCGCTTCGCCTTCGGGACGCTGACCGTGCTGCCGGTACGCGTCACCCGCTGGGACCGGGACGCGGCGCGCGGCGGGATGCTCTGCGCACCGCTGGCCGGGCTGGCCGTCGGGCTGGGCGCGGCGGCGCTCGGCGGGGCGCTGCTGCTGCTCGGCGGGGGCCCGCTGCTCGCCGCGGTCGGCTCCGCCGTGGTGCCGGCGGTGCTCACCCGCGGACTGCACCTGGACGGGCTCGCGGACACCGCCGACGGCCTGGGCAGCGGCAAGCCCGCCGAGGACGCGCTGCGCATCATGAAGCAGTCCGACATCGGCCCGTTCGGGGTCGTCACGCTGCTCTTCGCCCTGCTGGCCCAAGTGGCCGCGCTGGCCGGGCTGTACGGCCGGGGCTGGGCGTACGGCGCACTGGCCGCGGTGATCGCGGCGGTCACCGGGCGCGCCGCGCTGACCCTGGCGTCGCGCGCGGGGGTGCCGGCGGCCCGGCCGGAGGGGCTGGGCGCGGCGGTGGCGGGCACCGTCCCGGTGCCGGCGGCGGCGCTGTGCGCCGGGCTGGTGGCCGCGGGGTGCGCGGCCGCGGGTGCCGCCCTCGGCGCGTACGGCGCGCTGCACGCCGGACTGGCGGCACTGCTCGGGCTGGGCACCGGCGAGCTGCTGCTGGGGCACTGCCGGCGGCGGTTCGGCGGGGTGACCGGGGACGTGTTCGGCGCGCTGGCGGAGACCGCGGGGCTCGCCGCGCTGGTCGTACTGACACTGGGCTAG
- a CDS encoding leucyl aminopeptidase, translated as MTALTLSTSSAATVRADALVVGVAKGAKGVVVAPGAEAVDKAFGGKLAGVLETLGASGAEGEVTKLPAADGLKAPVVLAVGLGDAPAKDEAYDNEALRRAAGSAARALTGSKKAGFALPVEDAEAAAAVSEGALLGAYTFTAYRSNGNGQNAKGGKKNDAKSAPLAEVALLGTKPRDKEFKAAAERAQALAAEINRARDLINMPSNDLDPKSFAAEAQAAAKEFGLKVEVLDEKALKKGGYGGLLGVGQGSEAPPRLVRIAYTHPKAEKTLALVGKGITYDSGGISLKPAGHNETMKCDMSGAAAVFAAVVAAARLGLTVNVTGWLALAENMPSGSATRPGDVLTMYSGKTVEVLNTDAEGRLVLADALTRASEESPDAIVDVATLTGAMVLALGHRHFGIMANDDAFRTAIHEIAEEVGEQSWPMPMPEHLRKGMDSPVADIANMGERMGGGLVAGLFLKEFVGEGITWAHLDIAGPAFHEGAPWGYTPKGGTGSAVRTLVRLAERTAAGDLG; from the coding sequence GTGACTGCACTGACCCTCAGTACTTCCTCCGCCGCAACGGTGCGTGCGGATGCCCTCGTCGTCGGCGTGGCCAAGGGCGCCAAGGGCGTCGTTGTCGCCCCCGGCGCGGAGGCCGTGGACAAGGCGTTCGGCGGCAAGCTCGCCGGTGTGCTGGAGACCCTCGGCGCGAGCGGTGCCGAGGGCGAGGTGACCAAGCTGCCCGCCGCCGACGGCCTCAAGGCGCCGGTCGTGCTGGCGGTCGGCCTGGGCGACGCCCCGGCCAAGGACGAGGCGTACGACAACGAGGCGCTGCGGCGCGCCGCGGGCAGTGCCGCCCGCGCGCTGACCGGCAGCAAGAAGGCCGGCTTCGCGCTGCCGGTCGAGGACGCCGAGGCGGCCGCCGCGGTGAGCGAGGGCGCGCTGCTCGGCGCGTACACCTTCACCGCGTACCGCAGCAACGGCAACGGGCAGAACGCCAAGGGCGGCAAGAAGAACGACGCCAAGTCGGCGCCGCTGGCGGAGGTCGCGCTCCTCGGCACCAAGCCGCGCGACAAGGAGTTCAAGGCCGCCGCCGAGCGGGCCCAGGCGCTGGCCGCGGAGATCAACCGCGCCCGCGACCTGATCAACATGCCGTCCAACGACCTCGACCCGAAGTCCTTCGCGGCCGAGGCGCAGGCCGCGGCCAAGGAGTTCGGCCTCAAGGTGGAGGTGCTTGACGAGAAGGCGCTCAAGAAGGGCGGCTACGGCGGCCTGCTGGGCGTCGGCCAGGGCTCGGAGGCCCCGCCGCGGCTGGTGCGGATCGCCTACACCCACCCCAAGGCGGAGAAGACCCTGGCGCTGGTCGGCAAGGGCATCACGTACGACTCGGGCGGCATCTCGCTCAAGCCGGCCGGCCACAACGAGACCATGAAGTGCGACATGAGCGGTGCCGCCGCGGTCTTCGCCGCGGTGGTGGCCGCCGCCCGGCTGGGCCTGACGGTCAACGTCACCGGCTGGCTGGCGCTCGCCGAGAACATGCCGTCCGGCAGCGCCACCCGCCCCGGTGACGTGCTGACGATGTACAGCGGCAAGACCGTCGAGGTGCTCAACACCGACGCCGAGGGCCGCCTCGTGCTGGCCGACGCGCTGACCCGGGCGTCGGAGGAGTCGCCGGACGCGATCGTGGACGTCGCCACCCTGACCGGCGCGATGGTGCTGGCACTGGGCCACCGCCACTTCGGGATCATGGCCAACGACGACGCCTTCCGCACCGCGATCCACGAGATCGCCGAGGAGGTCGGCGAGCAGTCCTGGCCGATGCCGATGCCCGAGCACCTCCGCAAGGGCATGGACTCGCCGGTCGCCGACATCGCGAACATGGGTGAGCGGATGGGCGGCGGCCTGGTCGCCGGGCTCTTCCTGAAGGAGTTCGTGGGCGAGGGCATCACCTGGGCGCACCTGGACATCGCGGGTCCGGCCTTCCACGAGGGCGCGCCCTGGGGCTACACCCCCAAGGGCGGCACCGGCTCCGCGGTCCGCACCCTGGTGCGGCTCGCCGAGCGCACCGCGGCGGGCGACCTGGGCTGA